One window of the Paenibacillus beijingensis genome contains the following:
- a CDS encoding YlaH-like family protein produces the protein MQHWLSVHPLISYLIILGCIIYIFNKVFRPQKKLPILKEIAVYLFMALGSAVLLLLQIDKLPIIQCMAVAIAMMMLLRIRQFKDRRKRTARTPKDMGS, from the coding sequence ATGCAGCATTGGCTGAGCGTTCACCCTCTCATATCATATTTGATCATTTTGGGGTGTATTATTTACATCTTTAACAAGGTGTTTCGTCCTCAGAAAAAGCTGCCGATTTTAAAGGAAATCGCCGTCTATCTTTTCATGGCGCTCGGCTCCGCCGTGCTGCTGCTGCTGCAAATCGATAAGCTGCCCATCATCCAGTGTATGGCCGTTGCCATCGCGATGATGATGCTGCTGCGGATCCGGCAATTCAAAGACCGCAGAAAACGTACGGCACGAACGCCCAAAGATATGGGTTCATGA
- a CDS encoding LCP family protein, producing MNSGTNLPPRSARQGGPNRGNPSKKQVKSMKSASRVRRIFFRLIMLLVVGAACFAGYLFWKTGDAINNISGVETTVPASESVKNKPVAMLLMGVDTRSGTGGSLNTDVLMVAAFHPDSKSATVVSIPRDSRIPVEGYRQRKANGYYAAFISNAKDKNSKLTQTEAEQIARDEMKSMLGDYFGIDIKYSAIINFQGFADVIDALGGVNVNVDMDMDYDDHAGQPGGTSIHLKKGPQKLNGEDALGYVRYRKSNNGKNPSSDFDRNRRQSEVVGAITDELKSVGGISRLGSVIGAVGHNMKTDIPKSEIQNFMKTYFGISKENVNFIPLEGTWKSPYVYLNDSSVEKAKASLQAKLTE from the coding sequence ATGAACTCTGGTACAAATTTGCCTCCGCGTTCGGCCAGACAAGGCGGACCGAACCGGGGCAATCCGTCCAAAAAACAGGTGAAATCGATGAAATCCGCTTCTCGCGTACGCAGAATATTTTTTAGGCTCATTATGCTTCTTGTAGTCGGCGCCGCTTGCTTTGCCGGATATTTGTTTTGGAAAACGGGCGATGCGATTAATAACATCAGCGGAGTCGAGACAACCGTACCGGCTTCCGAGTCCGTCAAAAACAAACCGGTTGCGATGCTGCTCATGGGAGTTGATACGCGCAGCGGTACGGGCGGCAGCCTGAATACCGATGTCCTGATGGTCGCGGCATTTCATCCCGATTCGAAGTCCGCGACGGTCGTATCGATACCGCGGGATTCCCGGATTCCGGTGGAAGGTTACCGTCAGCGGAAAGCAAACGGCTATTATGCGGCTTTTATCAGCAATGCCAAGGACAAAAATTCGAAGCTGACGCAGACGGAAGCGGAACAAATCGCCCGCGATGAGATGAAAAGCATGCTCGGCGACTATTTCGGCATTGATATCAAATACTCCGCAATCATAAATTTTCAAGGGTTTGCGGATGTCATCGATGCGCTTGGCGGCGTTAATGTAAATGTCGACATGGATATGGACTACGACGATCATGCCGGTCAGCCGGGCGGCACGAGCATTCATTTGAAAAAAGGTCCGCAGAAGCTGAATGGGGAAGACGCTCTCGGATACGTGCGATACCGCAAGTCCAACAACGGCAAAAATCCGTCCAGCGATTTTGACCGCAACCGGCGCCAAAGCGAAGTCGTCGGAGCGATTACCGACGAACTGAAATCGGTGGGAGGCATTTCCCGTCTCGGATCGGTTATCGGAGCGGTCGGCCACAATATGAAAACCGATATTCCGAAATCCGAAATTCAAAACTTCATGAAGACGTATTTCGGCATCAGCAAAGAAAATGTTAACTTTATTCCGCTGGAAGGGACATGGAAAAGTCCTTACGTTTATTTGAACGATTCAAGCGTGGAAAAAGCGAAAGCGTCTCTTCAGGCAAAATTAACCGAATGA
- a CDS encoding YhcN/YlaJ family sporulation lipoprotein, giving the protein MLKWLVPVMIVCLAATGCGTVARNESSPSPQNNSGVHVQQTEPRAKPVKDPRQVAAHLEQLAMRVKGVKGAHCVVFQNTAVVGIDVDPRLDRARVGTIKYSVAEAFRKDPYGVNAAVTADMDMAQRLREMGADIRRGRPIAGFAEEMADIIGRIVPQMPRDIVRNAEPEHRENPKTNKHL; this is encoded by the coding sequence ATGCTGAAATGGCTGGTCCCGGTTATGATCGTTTGCCTTGCGGCGACAGGCTGCGGCACCGTCGCTCGAAATGAATCATCACCCTCCCCGCAAAATAATAGCGGCGTCCACGTGCAGCAAACGGAGCCTCGCGCCAAACCAGTCAAGGATCCCCGGCAGGTGGCGGCCCATCTCGAGCAGCTCGCAATGCGAGTTAAGGGCGTAAAGGGAGCACATTGCGTCGTGTTTCAAAATACCGCCGTTGTCGGCATCGACGTGGACCCGAGGCTGGACCGCGCCCGCGTAGGAACAATCAAATATTCCGTCGCGGAGGCGTTTCGCAAAGATCCGTACGGCGTTAACGCAGCCGTAACCGCCGATATGGATATGGCCCAGCGTTTAAGAGAGATGGGAGCCGATATCCGCAGAGGCCGCCCGATCGCCGGCTTTGCCGAAGAAATGGCGGACATTATCGGCCGGATTGTCCCCCAGATGCCCCGTGATATCGTCCGCAATGCCGAACCGGAGCACAGGGAAAACCCGAAGACGAACAAGCACCTGTAG
- a CDS encoding PhoH family protein has protein sequence MKKIFVLDTNVLLHDPQAIFAFQDNVVVIPAVVLEEIDSKKRLADELGRNARSVSRLLDGMREEGRLHEGIPLRGGGLLKVELNHRSFVRVQEMFGEMSNDNRILAVALNYHLEESGKSEPDQVVLVSKDVLVRIKADVLGLMAQDYLSDRVVEPSDLYSGSATLFVHPSVIDEFYSYRFLSVKSLQLSSKLNPNEFIILRDEMGTSKSALLKVSQDGARLEPLFLSNDPVWGITARNAQQRMALELLLNDDIPLVTLTGKAGTGKTLLALAAGLLKTEDEHKYKKLLIARPVVPMGKDIGYLPGEKDEKLRPWMQPYYDNLEYLFDTKKAGDIDKILMGLGSIQIEALTYIRGRSIPGQFIIIDEAQNLTRHEVKTIVSRVGENSKIVLMGDPEQIDHPYLDSISNGLTHIVETFKQEGVSGHITLEKGERSKLAQIAADLL, from the coding sequence ATGAAAAAAATTTTCGTACTGGACACGAACGTTTTACTCCACGATCCGCAAGCGATTTTCGCTTTTCAGGATAATGTAGTCGTCATACCGGCGGTCGTGCTCGAAGAGATCGACTCCAAGAAAAGGCTGGCCGACGAGCTCGGCCGCAACGCCCGTTCCGTTTCGAGGCTGCTGGATGGAATGCGCGAGGAAGGGCGGCTGCATGAAGGAATTCCGCTGCGCGGCGGCGGCTTGCTCAAAGTCGAGCTGAACCATCGCAGCTTCGTACGGGTGCAGGAGATGTTCGGCGAAATGTCGAACGACAACCGCATTTTGGCTGTCGCCCTGAACTACCACCTGGAGGAAAGCGGTAAATCCGAACCGGATCAAGTCGTGCTCGTCAGCAAAGACGTTCTGGTACGAATTAAGGCGGATGTGCTCGGTCTGATGGCGCAGGATTATTTGTCCGACCGCGTGGTGGAGCCTTCGGATTTGTATTCCGGCTCTGCGACGTTATTTGTTCATCCTTCGGTCATTGACGAATTTTATTCGTACCGGTTTTTGAGCGTAAAAAGCCTTCAGCTGTCCTCAAAGCTCAACCCTAACGAATTTATTATATTGCGCGATGAAATGGGCACTTCCAAATCGGCGCTGCTTAAGGTCAGCCAGGACGGTGCGCGGCTGGAGCCGCTCTTTTTAAGCAACGACCCCGTCTGGGGCATTACGGCGCGCAACGCCCAACAGCGGATGGCGCTCGAGCTGCTGCTTAACGACGACATTCCGCTCGTTACTCTGACCGGCAAGGCGGGAACGGGCAAGACGCTGCTGGCGCTGGCGGCGGGGCTTCTGAAGACCGAAGACGAGCATAAGTATAAAAAGCTTCTGATCGCGCGTCCGGTCGTCCCGATGGGAAAAGATATAGGCTATCTGCCCGGCGAGAAAGACGAGAAGCTGAGACCGTGGATGCAGCCTTACTACGATAACTTGGAATATTTGTTCGACACGAAAAAAGCCGGCGATATCGACAAAATATTGATGGGGCTCGGAAGCATTCAAATCGAAGCGCTCACCTACATTCGCGGCCGGTCCATCCCGGGACAGTTCATCATTATCGACGAAGCGCAAAATTTGACCCGCCATGAGGTGAAAACGATCGTCTCGCGGGTCGGAGAGAACAGCAAGATCGTGCTGATGGGCGATCCGGAGCAGATCGACCATCCGTATTTGGACTCGATCAGCAACGGGCTGACGCATATTGTCGAGACGTTCAAACAAGAAGGAGTAAGCGGCCACATTACGCTCGAAAAAGGCGAGCGTTCCAAGCTGGCGCAAATCGCGGCAGATTTACTGTAG
- a CDS encoding coiled-coil domain-containing protein yields MTVVRDKRRFPSVLPMLLLSLMLVGGCFLSAAAAAPLSPAGSLSDEEMRKLLEKSLSIVEIDNELERIEARRSGLDEAISLTKEKLIRQEQDIEKQRETAGRVLRSYYTGEHAALMSAMLSFRSFNDLLATMDYIELLFGNDRQTLDDYAKQYDKLLKAYKNQEKEKREMNDLTAALIAQKERLSALQHEVDAEVNGSANAEQLRLLIEELGNLWNTTGIYEVKRYFKALAEAMNNLPQWMQDNPGYLQADGLSYSLKLPDTALNEFLVSQNELFRNFTFTFDNGTVTASGQEGSLNVSVSGHYSVVDEPKNGLMFHIDKLLFNGLELPDTTRRQTESEFDLGFYPGQFISFLKVVSVEVEDGNLLIKLSVSL; encoded by the coding sequence GTGACCGTTGTCAGGGACAAGCGGCGTTTTCCGTCCGTGCTGCCGATGCTGTTATTGAGTCTTATGCTTGTCGGCGGCTGCTTCTTATCCGCCGCCGCTGCAGCCCCCCTTTCCCCAGCCGGCTCCCTGAGCGATGAGGAAATGCGGAAGCTGCTTGAGAAAAGTCTCTCGATCGTCGAAATCGATAATGAACTGGAACGGATTGAAGCGCGCAGGAGCGGCTTGGACGAAGCGATTTCGCTCACCAAAGAGAAGCTCATCCGGCAGGAGCAGGACATCGAGAAGCAGCGGGAGACGGCCGGCCGCGTGCTCCGCAGTTATTATACCGGCGAGCATGCCGCGCTGATGAGCGCGATGCTCTCATTTCGTTCCTTCAACGATCTGCTCGCGACGATGGACTATATCGAGCTGCTGTTTGGCAACGACAGGCAGACGCTGGACGATTATGCCAAGCAATATGACAAGCTATTGAAAGCTTATAAGAACCAGGAGAAAGAAAAGCGTGAGATGAACGATTTGACAGCTGCGCTCATTGCCCAGAAGGAGCGGCTGTCCGCCCTCCAACACGAGGTGGATGCCGAGGTGAACGGCAGCGCGAACGCCGAGCAGCTCCGTCTCCTGATTGAGGAGCTTGGCAACCTGTGGAATACGACGGGCATCTATGAAGTCAAACGTTATTTCAAGGCGCTGGCCGAAGCGATGAACAACCTGCCACAGTGGATGCAGGACAATCCCGGCTATTTGCAGGCTGACGGCCTTTCCTATTCGCTGAAGCTGCCCGATACCGCGCTTAATGAATTTTTGGTAAGCCAAAACGAGCTTTTCCGCAACTTCACCTTTACATTTGATAACGGCACCGTAACCGCTTCGGGACAAGAGGGTTCCCTTAATGTTAGTGTGAGCGGCCATTATTCCGTTGTGGACGAACCGAAAAACGGCTTGATGTTTCATATCGATAAGCTGTTGTTTAACGGATTGGAGCTGCCGGATACGACCCGCCGCCAAACGGAAAGCGAATTCGATCTCGGATTTTATCCCGGCCAATTTATTTCTTTTTTGAAGGTCGTCTCGGTGGAAGTTGAAGACGGCAACTTGCTGATCAAGCTGTCCGTTAGTCTATAG
- a CDS encoding DUF2626 family protein, translating into MARMFRVLGFFTLVIALMSFAGDLTEMSLLFFVQTVVFFLLGYLNFTEKTYILLFWAYMVLSFLGFTYWTVFRMGLPF; encoded by the coding sequence ATGGCACGCATGTTTCGCGTACTCGGCTTCTTTACGCTTGTCATCGCGCTCATGTCATTTGCAGGCGATTTGACCGAGATGTCGCTGCTGTTCTTCGTGCAAACCGTCGTATTCTTTTTGCTCGGGTACCTGAATTTCACCGAAAAAACGTACATCCTTCTCTTTTGGGCCTACATGGTTCTCTCGTTCCTCGGCTTCACCTATTGGACGGTGTTCAGAATGGGCCTGCCTTTCTAA
- a CDS encoding RsfA family transcriptional regulator, with protein sequence MTAVRQDAWSPDDDLILAEVTLRHIREGGTQLGAFEEVGERIGRTSAACGFRWNSCVRKRYEEAIQLAKQQRQKRNYMKKQTASATSHVSSIAVVEHEERTFRHEPLTEESLSVEAVIRFLRQWKTTYQELHRHIKALERDLKERDEQLLTLREENEHLSKEVNNVQTDYRAVNDDYKTLIQIMDRARRLTVLSEEEETKPRFKMDANGNLERIE encoded by the coding sequence ATGACAGCAGTCAGACAGGACGCCTGGAGTCCGGACGACGATTTAATTTTGGCCGAAGTGACCTTAAGGCACATTCGCGAGGGCGGCACCCAGCTTGGTGCTTTCGAAGAAGTAGGCGAGCGGATTGGCCGAACTTCGGCGGCGTGCGGTTTCCGCTGGAACAGCTGTGTCCGCAAACGGTACGAAGAAGCGATTCAGCTCGCGAAACAGCAGAGGCAGAAACGAAATTATATGAAAAAGCAGACCGCGTCCGCCACTTCGCACGTTTCATCCATTGCCGTCGTCGAGCATGAGGAGCGGACTTTCCGGCACGAGCCGTTAACCGAGGAAAGCTTGTCGGTGGAAGCGGTGATCCGGTTTCTCCGGCAGTGGAAGACGACCTATCAGGAGCTTCACCGCCATATTAAAGCGCTTGAACGGGATTTAAAGGAAAGAGACGAGCAGCTGCTCACATTGCGGGAGGAGAACGAGCATCTTTCCAAGGAAGTGAACAACGTCCAGACCGATTACAGGGCGGTGAATGACGACTATAAAACGTTGATTCAAATTATGGACCGCGCCCGTCGGTTAACCGTGCTCAGCGAGGAAGAAGAAACGAAGCCGAGGTTCAAAATGGATGCCAACGGCAATCTGGAACGGATCGAATAG
- a CDS encoding ketopantoate reductase family protein, which yields MRFVVVGGGAIGLLYAARLALSGCGVHVVTRTAQQAAMLAGEGIRFILDGREAVAAVEASSSERSGADVPAAQWVLLTVKQTSLDAAAADALSRLLMPGAGLICMQNGIGHVEMLQERLPHAQIYAAVTSEGALREDAGSVRMTGSGELHFGRAPQSFANRDIAGAEGSGKEAGNYELAPQAGDSEKMLLGALRKAGINAWLSNDMGNRIYRKLLINSVINPLTAIYDVENGRLPEHPSRLALMRGLHAEAEAVLIRAGMEPASDSWERLLEICMLTAPNISSMLGDVRGGRLTEVDWINGGVVRLARRLGMEAPLNEAVRRMVHALKPLN from the coding sequence TTGAGGTTCGTTGTAGTCGGAGGCGGCGCAATCGGGCTGCTGTATGCGGCCCGCCTCGCATTGTCGGGCTGCGGCGTGCATGTGGTGACGCGCACGGCGCAGCAGGCGGCTATGCTTGCGGGCGAAGGGATACGGTTCATCTTGGACGGCCGGGAAGCCGTCGCTGCGGTGGAAGCGTCGTCGTCCGAGCGCAGCGGCGCGGACGTGCCGGCTGCGCAGTGGGTGCTCTTGACCGTGAAGCAAACGTCGTTGGACGCGGCGGCGGCAGATGCGCTGTCCCGCCTGTTAATGCCGGGCGCCGGCCTGATCTGCATGCAAAACGGAATCGGGCATGTCGAGATGCTGCAGGAGCGGCTGCCGCATGCGCAGATCTATGCCGCCGTAACGAGCGAAGGGGCGCTGCGGGAAGATGCCGGATCCGTCCGGATGACGGGAAGCGGCGAGCTCCATTTCGGGCGGGCGCCGCAATCGTTTGCAAACCGGGACATTGCCGGAGCGGAAGGAAGCGGCAAGGAAGCGGGTAATTATGAGCTTGCTCCGCAGGCTGGCGATAGCGAAAAAATGTTGCTCGGCGCGCTTCGCAAGGCAGGAATCAACGCTTGGCTGTCGAATGACATGGGAAATCGTATCTACCGTAAATTATTGATAAACTCGGTCATTAATCCGCTGACAGCGATATATGATGTCGAAAACGGCCGCTTGCCGGAGCATCCTTCCCGGCTGGCGCTGATGCGCGGGCTCCATGCGGAAGCGGAGGCGGTTTTGATTCGCGCCGGAATGGAACCGGCGTCAGACAGCTGGGAGCGGCTGCTGGAAATATGCATGCTGACTGCTCCCAATATTTCATCGATGCTCGGCGATGTCCGCGGCGGCAGATTAACCGAGGTCGATTGGATTAACGGGGGAGTTGTCCGGCTGGCGCGGCGGCTGGGGATGGAGGCTCCGCTCAATGAAGCGGTTCGGAGAATGGTCCATGCGCTGAAACCCTTGAATTGA
- a CDS encoding DUF3397 domain-containing protein, which yields MQWLWESMKQAYAFLAIVPIIPFAIVYYGYGALIRDRKRALRTAMDVTTLMLIGCVAVLFNRLFSNSFGLYGILLLMLIGGGLLGNLQFRSKGEVDVKRVVRAVWRIGFFIMSVLYVLLMFVGLSRTLFAV from the coding sequence TTGCAGTGGTTGTGGGAATCAATGAAGCAAGCCTACGCATTTTTGGCCATCGTGCCTATTATTCCTTTTGCGATCGTTTACTACGGATACGGCGCGCTGATCCGGGACCGCAAAAGAGCGCTTCGTACCGCAATGGACGTCACGACATTAATGCTGATCGGCTGCGTCGCAGTGCTTTTTAACCGCCTGTTCTCCAATTCGTTCGGCTTATACGGCATCCTGCTGCTGATGCTGATCGGCGGCGGCCTGCTGGGCAATCTCCAGTTCCGCAGCAAAGGAGAAGTCGATGTGAAGCGGGTTGTACGCGCGGTGTGGCGCATCGGCTTTTTTATTATGAGCGTGCTGTATGTGCTGTTAATGTTCGTCGGTCTGTCGAGAACGCTGTTTGCGGTCTGA
- the bshC gene encoding bacillithiol biosynthesis cysteine-adding enzyme BshC, whose protein sequence is MKMESYRLPSAQPLAEAYSDRTDSRLDALFGYHPADPGDWHKRLAALARPNPLRAPAERTADALRAYNRRFNASPQTEAALNLLAEGAPVVVGGQQAVLWTGPMLVIHKALSIVQTAKWASQTLRRPVVPVFWIAGEDHDWDEASHTYIPHHEEGIRKLEVARPAGARTSVSRTALTESKRKEMLAELVASLPDSEHKPQLLDRLCGLVSRCGTLTELCAGMLGMLFGSEGLVLLDSDDPALRRVEGPMFRQLIARNDELEAAYGSASKQVSELGYKPQADAAAGGANLFLFRPVGASEAERTLLFKRDGAFTDKRGVHHWTNGQLLEIAESEPELLSNNVLTRPLMQEYLFPVLSTVLGPGEIAYWAQTGEAFRLFGMEMPIVTPRMGFTLIEPAAAKHMDLFGLSFDDVLHRFDDHKSAWLKQQDRFGIEMSFAAAKLRFEELYRPLLNMAADVERGLAALGESNLQRILGQIQYMHDKTEQAFRQTQMTSVRRFDAIAGCIAPLGKPQERAVNMLHFWNRYGPGWMEPLLAAPFEPGIGHRIIYL, encoded by the coding sequence ATGAAAATGGAATCATATCGTTTGCCATCGGCCCAGCCGCTCGCAGAGGCTTATTCGGACCGAACGGATAGCCGCCTGGATGCGTTGTTCGGCTATCATCCTGCAGACCCGGGCGACTGGCATAAGAGGCTGGCGGCGCTTGCGCGGCCGAATCCGCTTCGTGCGCCTGCGGAGCGGACGGCCGATGCGCTCCGTGCTTATAACCGCCGTTTCAATGCGTCGCCGCAGACCGAGGCCGCGCTGAACCTTCTTGCCGAAGGCGCGCCGGTCGTGGTCGGCGGTCAGCAAGCGGTGCTGTGGACGGGGCCGATGCTCGTTATTCATAAAGCGCTCTCGATTGTCCAAACGGCCAAGTGGGCATCGCAGACGTTACGCCGTCCCGTCGTGCCGGTGTTTTGGATCGCCGGCGAAGACCACGATTGGGACGAGGCGAGTCATACTTACATTCCCCACCATGAGGAAGGAATACGTAAGCTGGAGGTTGCCCGACCCGCCGGCGCGCGCACGTCCGTCAGCCGAACCGCGCTAACGGAAAGCAAGCGTAAAGAAATGCTCGCCGAGCTGGTCGCTTCGCTGCCGGATAGCGAACATAAGCCGCAGCTGTTGGATCGGTTGTGCGGACTTGTGAGCCGGTGCGGCACCCTCACGGAGCTGTGCGCGGGCATGCTCGGCATGCTGTTCGGAAGCGAAGGACTGGTGCTGCTGGATTCCGACGACCCGGCATTGCGGCGTGTGGAAGGGCCGATGTTCAGGCAGCTGATTGCCCGAAACGACGAGCTTGAAGCTGCTTACGGGAGCGCCTCGAAGCAGGTGAGTGAGCTCGGATACAAGCCGCAGGCGGATGCGGCTGCGGGCGGAGCGAACCTGTTTTTGTTCCGGCCTGTCGGCGCTTCCGAAGCCGAGCGTACGCTGCTGTTCAAGCGGGACGGCGCCTTCACGGACAAAAGGGGCGTTCATCATTGGACGAACGGGCAGCTGCTGGAAATCGCCGAGTCGGAGCCGGAACTGCTCAGCAACAATGTGCTTACAAGGCCGCTGATGCAGGAGTATCTGTTTCCGGTGCTGTCCACCGTTCTCGGACCCGGAGAGATCGCATACTGGGCGCAGACGGGAGAGGCGTTCCGTCTCTTCGGCATGGAAATGCCGATCGTCACGCCGCGGATGGGATTTACGCTCATCGAGCCTGCGGCGGCCAAGCATATGGATTTGTTCGGCCTCTCCTTCGACGATGTGCTGCACCGTTTCGATGATCATAAGTCGGCCTGGCTGAAACAGCAGGACCGGTTTGGCATTGAGATGAGCTTCGCGGCTGCGAAGCTGCGGTTCGAGGAGCTGTACCGCCCGCTGCTGAATATGGCTGCGGACGTGGAACGGGGACTTGCGGCGCTTGGCGAAAGCAATTTGCAGCGGATTTTAGGCCAAATTCAATATATGCACGATAAGACGGAGCAGGCTTTCCGGCAGACGCAGATGACGTCGGTGCGCCGTTTCGATGCCATTGCCGGCTGCATCGCCCCGCTCGGCAAGCCGCAGGAGCGGGCCGTAAATATGCTGCATTTCTGGAACCGCTACGGACCGGGCTGGATGGAGCCGCTGCTTGCAGCACCGTTTGAACCGGGCATCGGTCACCGGATCATTTATTTGTAA
- a CDS encoding adenosylhomocysteinase — MSVDAKTKSIVRDLSLAPEGHLKIDWASAHMPVLNKIREQFEQEQPFKGLKVTICLHLEAKTAYLAKVVQAGGAEVTITGSNPLSTQDDICAALVEDGITVFAKHNPDPEEYKSLIVKSLESMPDLIIDDGSDLASILHSERPELAANIRGGAEETTTGIIRLKAMEKEGTLKFPMVAVNDAYCKHFFDNRYGTGQSAFDGFMRTTNLIVAGKSVVVVGYGWVGKGVAMRAKGLGAKVIVTEVDAIKAVEAHMDGFEVMPMMEAAKLGDLFVTVTGNKDVIRGKHYEVMKNGAILCNAGHFDVEYNKPELAALSTGIRTVRRNIQEYKLKDGRSIYSLAEGRLVNLAAGDGHPAEIMDMTFALQAVGLKYVNDHYKEIGRKVVNVPYELDEQVARTKLESLGIGIDVLTEEQIAYLDSWK, encoded by the coding sequence ATGAGTGTTGACGCCAAAACGAAAAGTATTGTACGCGATCTGTCGCTTGCTCCCGAAGGACATTTGAAAATCGATTGGGCAAGCGCCCATATGCCGGTACTGAATAAAATCCGCGAGCAGTTCGAACAGGAGCAGCCTTTCAAAGGACTGAAAGTAACCATTTGTCTTCATCTGGAGGCAAAAACGGCCTATCTGGCGAAAGTTGTGCAGGCGGGCGGCGCGGAAGTGACGATCACCGGCAGCAATCCGCTTTCCACGCAGGACGACATTTGCGCCGCGCTGGTCGAGGACGGCATCACCGTATTTGCCAAGCATAATCCGGATCCTGAGGAATATAAGTCGCTGATCGTAAAGTCGCTTGAATCGATGCCCGATCTGATCATTGACGACGGCTCCGATCTGGCCAGCATCCTGCATTCCGAGCGGCCGGAGCTGGCGGCGAACATCCGCGGCGGCGCCGAGGAAACGACGACCGGCATCATCCGTTTGAAGGCGATGGAAAAAGAAGGCACGCTGAAATTTCCGATGGTGGCCGTAAACGACGCCTACTGCAAACATTTCTTTGACAACCGTTACGGAACGGGACAGTCGGCGTTCGACGGCTTTATGCGCACGACGAACCTGATTGTCGCAGGCAAGTCGGTCGTCGTCGTCGGCTACGGCTGGGTCGGCAAAGGCGTCGCCATGCGTGCCAAAGGGCTTGGCGCCAAAGTGATCGTGACCGAAGTCGACGCCATCAAAGCGGTGGAAGCCCATATGGACGGCTTCGAGGTCATGCCGATGATGGAAGCGGCAAAGCTGGGCGACCTGTTCGTGACCGTTACCGGCAACAAGGACGTCATCCGCGGCAAGCATTACGAAGTGATGAAAAACGGCGCGATTTTGTGCAATGCCGGCCACTTCGACGTGGAATACAACAAGCCGGAACTTGCCGCGCTTTCCACCGGCATCCGTACCGTTCGCCGCAACATCCAGGAATACAAGCTGAAAGACGGCCGCAGCATATATTCGCTGGCGGAAGGGCGTCTTGTCAATCTGGCCGCGGGCGACGGACATCCGGCGGAAATTATGGATATGACGTTTGCGCTGCAAGCCGTCGGCCTCAAATATGTGAACGATCATTACAAGGAAATCGGCCGCAAAGTGGTCAACGTTCCTTATGAGCTGGACGAACAAGTTGCGCGCACGAAGCTGGAATCGCTTGGCATCGGGATTGACGTTCTGACCGAGGAGCAAATCGCTTATTTGGACAGCTGGAAGTAA
- the mraZ gene encoding division/cell wall cluster transcriptional repressor MraZ, translating into MFLGEHQHSIDDKGRLTIPSKFRDSLGTQFIVTRGLDNCLFVYPMKEWAVLEQKLRSLPLMKSDARAFTRFFFSGATECELDKQGRVNLPKHLLDYAKLDKDCMVLGVSSRVEIWSKAVWEGYYAQSEESFGEIAEKLVDLDFNF; encoded by the coding sequence ATGTTTTTGGGTGAACACCAGCACAGTATCGACGACAAAGGCCGGCTTACGATTCCATCCAAATTCCGCGATTCGCTCGGTACCCAATTTATTGTCACCCGAGGCCTGGATAACTGTCTGTTTGTGTACCCGATGAAAGAGTGGGCCGTTCTGGAGCAGAAGCTGCGTTCGCTGCCGCTAATGAAATCCGACGCCCGCGCGTTCACCCGGTTTTTCTTCTCCGGGGCGACCGAATGCGAGCTGGACAAACAGGGAAGGGTAAATTTACCGAAACACCTGCTGGATTATGCCAAACTGGACAAAGACTGCATGGTGCTCGGCGTATCAAGCCGGGTGGAAATCTGGAGCAAGGCGGTTTGGGAAGGCTATTATGCGCAATCGGAAGAAAGTTTCGGCGAAATTGCCGAGAAGCTGGTTGATTTGGATTTCAACTTCTAG